One genomic segment of Psychrilyobacter piezotolerans includes these proteins:
- a CDS encoding basic amino acid ABC transporter substrate-binding protein: MKKTMKLIMAVIIGMLMVACGNEKKIEKIYVGTNAEFAPFEYLEDGKTVGFDMDLMAEISKEIGVEMEIKDMAFDGLLPALQAKKVDMIIAGMTATEERKKAVNFSETYYKANQVIITAEDAEDIPDFEGLKGKKVGVILGFTGDVVVSEIDGVEVKKYNAGYAAIMDLKEGKIDAVVLDGEPAKNFVKNNEGIKITSAEGEKEEYAMAVSKDNKELLEKVDSALITLKENGTYDKLLKKWF, translated from the coding sequence ATGAAAAAGACGATGAAATTAATAATGGCAGTGATAATTGGAATGTTGATGGTGGCCTGTGGAAATGAAAAAAAAATAGAAAAGATCTATGTGGGAACCAATGCCGAGTTTGCACCCTTTGAATATTTAGAAGATGGAAAAACTGTGGGGTTTGATATGGATCTCATGGCAGAGATATCAAAGGAGATAGGGGTAGAGATGGAGATTAAGGATATGGCTTTTGACGGTCTGCTGCCGGCACTACAGGCTAAAAAAGTGGATATGATAATAGCAGGGATGACGGCTACCGAGGAGAGAAAGAAAGCTGTAAACTTCAGTGAAACATATTATAAGGCGAATCAGGTGATCATAACAGCTGAAGATGCAGAGGATATCCCAGATTTTGAGGGATTAAAAGGAAAGAAAGTAGGAGTAATATTAGGATTTACAGGAGATGTAGTTGTCAGCGAGATCGACGGGGTAGAAGTAAAAAAATATAATGCAGGTTATGCAGCTATCATGGATTTAAAGGAAGGAAAGATAGATGCAGTGGTATTGGACGGTGAACCGGCTAAGAATTTTGTGAAAAATAACGAAGGAATAAAAATCACTTCTGCAGAGGGAGAAAAGGAAGAATATGCAATGGCAGTATCCAAAGATAATAAAGAGTTATTGGAAAAAGTGGATTCAGCTTTAATAACTTTAAAAGAAAACGGTACATACGATAAATTATTAAAAAAATGGTTTTAA
- a CDS encoding amino acid ABC transporter ATP-binding protein — MIKIEDLHKNFGSLEVLKGISKEITKGEVVAVIGPSGSGKSTFLRCINMLEEITKGKVTIEGMDISKTNINKVRQNVGMVFQHFNLFPHKTVLENLMLAPMKVKKIKKEEIIEKAKNLLKRVGLADKANSYPDSLSGGQKQRIAIARALAMEPDILLFDEPTSALDPEMVREVLDVMRDLAHSGMTMMVVTHEMGFAKSVANRVFFMDYGVILEDAAPKELFEAPAHERTKEFLDKVLNH; from the coding sequence ATGATTAAAATAGAAGATTTACATAAGAACTTTGGAAGTTTAGAGGTATTGAAAGGAATCAGTAAGGAGATTACTAAAGGGGAAGTAGTGGCAGTAATCGGACCCTCTGGATCGGGGAAATCGACATTCTTGAGATGTATAAACATGTTAGAGGAAATAACTAAAGGAAAAGTAACGATAGAGGGAATGGATATCTCTAAAACGAATATAAATAAGGTAAGACAAAATGTAGGGATGGTATTCCAGCACTTCAATCTATTTCCCCATAAGACGGTACTGGAAAATTTGATGTTAGCACCCATGAAAGTAAAAAAAATAAAAAAGGAAGAGATAATAGAAAAAGCCAAAAATTTGTTGAAAAGAGTAGGCTTAGCAGATAAAGCAAATTCGTATCCGGATTCATTATCAGGGGGGCAAAAACAAAGAATAGCTATCGCAAGAGCTCTTGCCATGGAACCGGATATTCTACTATTTGACGAACCTACCTCAGCCCTGGACCCTGAGATGGTAAGAGAGGTACTGGATGTAATGAGAGATTTAGCTCATTCAGGAATGACGATGATGGTTGTAACCCATGAGATGGGATTTGCCAAGAGTGTGGCTAACAGAGTATTCTTCATGGATTACGGAGTTATCTTAGAAGATGCTGCTCCTAAGGAGTTATTTGAAGCCCCTGCCCATGAGAGAACCAAAGAATTTTTAGACAAGGTATTGAATCATTAA